One Bacillus sp. FJAT-52991 genomic region harbors:
- the ligA gene encoding NAD-dependent DNA ligase LigA encodes MDRNKAAQRVQELHNVLNQYNYEYYVLDQPSVSDAEYDRLMQELIKIENEFTDLQTPDSPTQRVGGEVLDMFNKVRHDTAMLSLGNAFDETDLRDFDRKVKQALDEESYSYVCELKIDGLAVSLKYEQGLFVQGATRGDGTTGEDITANLKTIRSIPLRINQPFTLEVRGEAFMPKQSFIALNAIKDEKGEEPFANPRNAAAGSLRQLDPRIAASRNLDIFLYGVANPGETGVTSHSAGLDLLDDLGFKTNKQRKVCDNIDEVINYVASWVDKRPDLPYEIDGIVIKVNSLEQQRELGATAKSPRWAIAYKFPAEEVVTKLTGITLSVGRTGVVTPTAILQPVRVAGTTVQRASLHNEDLIREKDIKLGDYVVIKKAGDIIPEVVNVIAERRTGEEEEFHMPTHCPECDGELVRLEGEVALRCMNPKCPAQIREGMIHFVSRNAMNIDGCGEKVVAQLYREHLIQDVSDLYKLTKEQLINLERMGEKSADNLLQAIEASKENSLEKLLFGLGIRHVGAKAAKTLAQHFETMDALAEANLEQLTAIHEIGDKMAEAIVAYFHLPEVSELIENLKAAGVNMVYKGPKLAAVEQSDSFFAGKTVVLTGKLHQLTRNEAKERIEALGGKVSGSVSKKTDLVIAGEEAGSKLAKATELDIDVWDEQKLLDELN; translated from the coding sequence ATGGACAGAAATAAAGCAGCACAACGAGTACAAGAGCTACATAATGTATTGAACCAATACAATTATGAGTACTATGTACTAGATCAACCGTCTGTATCTGACGCTGAATATGATCGTTTAATGCAAGAATTAATTAAGATAGAGAATGAATTTACAGATTTACAAACACCAGATTCCCCTACTCAACGCGTGGGGGGCGAGGTGCTTGATATGTTTAATAAAGTCCGTCATGATACAGCAATGTTAAGCCTCGGCAATGCCTTTGATGAGACGGATTTACGCGATTTTGACCGGAAAGTGAAGCAAGCTCTCGATGAGGAAAGTTATTCCTACGTCTGTGAACTTAAAATTGATGGACTTGCTGTGTCGTTAAAATATGAACAAGGATTATTTGTTCAAGGGGCGACTCGCGGTGACGGAACGACGGGTGAGGATATTACCGCGAATTTAAAAACGATTCGCTCGATTCCTTTACGGATCAATCAACCGTTTACGTTAGAAGTGCGTGGTGAGGCGTTTATGCCGAAGCAATCATTTATTGCGCTAAATGCGATCAAGGATGAAAAGGGCGAGGAACCATTTGCGAATCCACGCAATGCAGCGGCAGGTTCCTTGCGCCAGCTTGACCCTCGTATTGCTGCTTCTCGTAATCTCGATATTTTCCTTTATGGTGTAGCCAATCCAGGCGAAACCGGGGTGACTTCTCATAGTGCTGGTCTCGATTTACTTGATGATTTAGGCTTTAAAACGAACAAACAACGAAAAGTATGCGATAATATCGATGAAGTCATTAACTATGTCGCTAGCTGGGTAGACAAGCGCCCTGATTTACCTTACGAAATTGATGGGATTGTCATTAAAGTGAATTCACTTGAACAGCAACGGGAGCTTGGGGCTACGGCGAAAAGTCCGCGCTGGGCGATAGCGTACAAATTTCCTGCTGAAGAGGTTGTAACGAAACTAACGGGAATTACATTAAGTGTCGGACGGACAGGCGTTGTGACACCTACCGCGATTTTACAGCCGGTACGAGTAGCAGGAACAACTGTGCAGCGCGCTTCTCTCCATAATGAGGATTTAATTAGAGAAAAAGATATTAAGCTTGGGGATTATGTCGTTATTAAAAAAGCGGGCGATATTATTCCGGAAGTTGTCAATGTAATTGCGGAACGTCGAACAGGGGAGGAAGAGGAGTTTCATATGCCGACGCACTGCCCTGAATGTGATGGAGAGCTCGTCCGGCTAGAAGGAGAAGTCGCTCTTCGTTGTATGAATCCGAAATGTCCCGCACAAATTCGAGAAGGAATGATTCATTTCGTTTCCCGTAATGCGATGAATATTGATGGCTGCGGTGAAAAAGTGGTGGCCCAACTGTACCGAGAACACCTTATTCAAGATGTATCAGATCTTTACAAGCTAACGAAAGAACAGCTAATCAATCTAGAACGAATGGGTGAAAAGTCAGCTGATAATTTACTCCAAGCCATTGAAGCTTCAAAGGAAAACTCATTAGAAAAACTATTGTTTGGTCTTGGCATTCGCCACGTTGGCGCAAAAGCAGCGAAAACATTAGCGCAACATTTTGAAACGATGGATGCACTGGCTGAAGCGAATCTGGAACAATTAACAGCCATTCATGAAATTGGGGATAAAATGGCTGAAGCGATTGTTGCTTATTTTCACTTACCGGAAGTGTCAGAGCTAATAGAAAATCTAAAAGCGGCCGGTGTCAACATGGTATATAAAGGCCCGAAGCTTGCCGCAGTGGAACAGTCGGATTCTTTTTTTGCTGGAAAAACGGTCGTTTTAACAGGAAAATTACATCAGCTGACGCGCAATGAAGCGAAAGAACGAATTGAGGCTCTTGGTGGGAAAGTATCAGGCAGTGTGAGTAAGAAGACAGATCTCGTCATTGCTGGTGAAGAAGCGGGTTCTAAATTAGCAAAAGCGACGGAATTAGACATTGACGTATGGGATGAACAAAAGCTATTGGACGAACTTAATTAA
- a CDS encoding CamS family sex pheromone protein, producing MKKKIFLAVMTASLLISGCAPKLEKEEEVIKGDGKEEKAIIPNYQISEDFYRTITPFKPGKARGLVVSNLNTRYDIVELETGLMRIAQENFSPEKYLFQEGQTLDKETIQAWLDREYTDAQLKEKGMKPEENLGLNPIDDGKGSVQERNEKSPIYLAHVMEHNYLTKTEDNSLELGGVVIGLALNSVHYYTKEKYGAQYEHKISDEEIEREGKKIAEEVAKRVRTIKGIKDVPVTIALFQQQAQNSVVPGNFIAYTHLDEDEDTISEWEKVDEKYYLFPSPEAEKERRDDLTYFLNFKQDVEKYFKNYSGVIGKALYNGDELVSLSIEIPIQFYGKAEVIGFTQFVTGLTMDHFPAYTPVEVTITSAGEPEALIVKEPNADKPYVHIYE from the coding sequence TTGAAGAAGAAAATATTTTTGGCGGTAATGACGGCTTCTTTGCTCATTAGTGGTTGTGCGCCGAAATTAGAAAAAGAGGAAGAAGTCATTAAAGGTGATGGCAAAGAGGAGAAAGCGATCATTCCGAATTACCAAATATCTGAGGATTTTTACCGGACGATTACGCCATTTAAACCTGGAAAGGCGAGAGGGTTAGTCGTTTCTAATTTAAATACACGTTATGACATTGTTGAGCTTGAAACAGGGTTAATGAGAATTGCCCAGGAGAATTTTTCCCCAGAGAAATATTTGTTCCAAGAAGGACAAACACTTGATAAAGAGACGATACAGGCTTGGTTAGACCGAGAGTATACAGATGCTCAATTGAAAGAAAAAGGCATGAAGCCTGAAGAGAATTTAGGATTAAACCCGATCGACGACGGCAAAGGTTCGGTGCAAGAGCGCAACGAAAAAAGCCCGATCTATTTAGCGCATGTCATGGAACACAATTATTTAACAAAAACGGAAGACAATTCACTGGAACTTGGCGGAGTAGTTATTGGTCTAGCCTTAAATTCTGTTCATTATTACACAAAAGAAAAATATGGTGCCCAGTATGAGCATAAGATTTCAGATGAAGAAATAGAACGAGAAGGAAAGAAAATTGCGGAAGAAGTAGCTAAGCGCGTTCGAACAATCAAAGGTATAAAGGACGTGCCTGTGACGATCGCTTTATTTCAACAGCAAGCTCAAAACTCAGTTGTCCCAGGGAATTTCATCGCATACACGCATTTAGATGAAGATGAAGATACGATTAGCGAATGGGAAAAGGTAGATGAGAAATATTATTTATTCCCTTCACCAGAGGCAGAGAAAGAACGAAGAGATGACTTGACGTACTTTTTAAACTTCAAACAAGATGTTGAAAAGTATTTTAAAAACTATAGTGGTGTAATCGGAAAAGCTCTATATAACGGGGATGAATTAGTGAGTTTGAGCATTGAAATCCCTATTCAATTTTATGGAAAAGCAGAGGTGATTGGTTTTACCCAGTTTGTTACGGGACTGACGATGGACCACTTCCCTGCTTACACACCAGTTGAAGTAACGATCACATCGGCAGGTGAACCAGAAGCGTTAATTGTTAAAGAACCGAATGCAGATAAACCATATGTTCATATTTACGAATAA
- the aceB gene encoding malate synthase A: MATQTAGINITGAMRPGYEEILTPDALQFIEQLERRFGERRLELLQKRQERQKEFDQGKQPSFLEETAHIRNSEWEIAPLPKDLQDRRVEITGPVDRKMVINALNSGAKCYMACFEDATSPTWDNIIEGQINMRDAVNRTISFENPNGKKYELKEETAVLIVRPRGWHLEEKNVQLDGKPISGSLFDFGLFLFHNAVKQAANGTGPYFYLPKLESHLEARLWNDVFLFAQRYIGIPRGTIKATVLIETIVAAFEMDEILYELREHSAGLNCGRWDYIFSYIKKFRNQENVILPDRAEVTMTVPFMRAYSQLTIKTCHRRKAPAIGGMAAQIPVKDDEKKNEEAYAKVRADKEREAKDGHDGTWVAHPGLVPVALEAFNAEMKGPNQIKSKKREEVQVSAEELLAVPDGEITEQGVRVNISVGIQYIASWLSGRGAAPLHNLMEDAATAEISRAQLWQWIRHPKGLLTDGRKMTMELYQQFKQEEVQKLKQEVGEEAFASNRFEEAAELFDQLIIQDEFEEFLTLPGYKIL, from the coding sequence ATGGCCACTCAAACAGCTGGCATTAACATAACAGGTGCAATGCGACCGGGTTATGAAGAAATTCTGACACCCGATGCTTTACAGTTTATTGAACAGCTTGAACGGCGCTTTGGAGAACGTAGACTCGAACTTCTTCAAAAACGTCAAGAAAGACAAAAAGAATTTGACCAAGGTAAACAACCTAGTTTCCTAGAAGAAACAGCACATATCCGCAACAGCGAATGGGAAATCGCTCCACTACCGAAAGACCTCCAGGACCGTCGAGTAGAAATTACCGGCCCAGTTGACCGAAAAATGGTCATCAATGCACTGAACTCTGGCGCTAAATGTTATATGGCTTGCTTTGAGGATGCAACTTCACCAACATGGGACAACATCATCGAAGGACAAATTAATATGCGCGATGCCGTTAATCGCACGATCAGCTTTGAAAATCCTAACGGAAAGAAATACGAATTAAAAGAGGAAACAGCTGTGCTCATCGTTCGTCCACGAGGATGGCATTTAGAAGAAAAGAACGTACAACTCGATGGGAAACCGATCTCAGGAAGCCTTTTCGACTTTGGCTTATTTCTCTTCCATAATGCTGTTAAACAAGCAGCAAACGGCACCGGCCCATACTTTTATTTACCGAAGCTTGAAAGTCATTTGGAGGCGAGACTTTGGAATGATGTCTTTCTATTTGCCCAAAGGTATATCGGTATTCCAAGAGGCACGATTAAAGCCACTGTGCTAATTGAAACCATTGTAGCAGCGTTTGAAATGGATGAAATTTTATATGAGCTTCGTGAACATTCTGCTGGCTTGAACTGTGGACGATGGGATTATATTTTCAGCTATATTAAGAAGTTCAGAAATCAAGAAAATGTGATTTTACCAGACCGTGCTGAGGTGACAATGACGGTTCCGTTTATGAGAGCCTATTCACAACTCACGATCAAAACATGCCATCGCAGAAAAGCTCCGGCCATCGGGGGAATGGCCGCTCAAATTCCAGTCAAGGATGATGAGAAGAAAAACGAAGAAGCTTATGCGAAAGTACGAGCGGATAAAGAGCGTGAAGCAAAAGACGGACATGATGGTACTTGGGTGGCTCATCCAGGACTTGTTCCAGTAGCATTAGAAGCGTTCAACGCAGAAATGAAGGGACCTAATCAAATAAAATCGAAAAAACGGGAAGAGGTTCAAGTCTCTGCTGAAGAACTTCTTGCTGTACCAGATGGTGAAATTACTGAACAAGGAGTCCGCGTCAATATTAGTGTAGGCATTCAATACATTGCCTCCTGGCTAAGCGGACGTGGAGCAGCACCGCTACATAATTTAATGGAAGATGCGGCGACTGCGGAAATCTCACGTGCTCAATTATGGCAGTGGATTAGACATCCAAAAGGCTTGTTAACCGACGGCCGCAAAATGACAATGGAACTCTATCAACAGTTTAAGCAAGAAGAAGTACAAAAGCTGAAACAAGAAGTAGGAGAAGAAGCCTTTGCTTCCAATCGATTTGAAGAAGCGGCTGAACTGTTTGATCAATTAATTATTCAAGATGAATTTGAGGAATTTTTAACTTTACCAGGCTACAAAATCCTTTAA
- the aceA gene encoding isocitrate lyase: MTNERVQQLQESWENDARWQGVTRPYSAEEVIKLRGSIDIEHTLARRGSEKLWNYMKTENFINALGALTGNQAVQQVKAGLKAIYLSGWQVAADANLSGHMYPDQSLYPANSVPSVVKRINQALQRADQIAHMEGDDSIDYFAPIVADAEAGFGGQLNVFELMKGMIESGAAGVHFEDQLSSEKKCGHLGGKVLLPTQTAVRNLIAARLAADVMGTPTVLIARTDANAADLITSDVDPYDAPFITGERTSEGFYRVNAGLDQAIARGLAYAPYADLIWCETSEPNLEEARRFAEAIHEKFPGKMLAYNCSPSFNWKAKLDDETIEKFQVELGKMGYKFQFVTLAGFHALNHSMFQLALGYKDRGMGAYSELQQAEFAAEKDGYTATRHQREVGTGYFDQVSMVVTGGESSTTALKGSTEEEQFQKQ; encoded by the coding sequence ATGACAAACGAACGCGTACAACAATTACAAGAAAGCTGGGAAAACGATGCAAGATGGCAAGGAGTGACACGTCCATATTCTGCAGAGGAAGTCATTAAGCTTCGTGGATCGATCGATATTGAACATACACTGGCTCGCCGCGGGTCTGAAAAGCTATGGAACTATATGAAAACAGAAAACTTCATTAATGCACTTGGCGCACTAACGGGTAACCAAGCGGTTCAACAAGTGAAAGCTGGTTTAAAGGCGATCTACTTGAGCGGCTGGCAAGTAGCAGCGGATGCCAACCTTTCCGGACATATGTATCCTGACCAAAGTTTATACCCTGCGAACAGTGTACCAAGCGTTGTTAAACGTATTAACCAAGCGCTACAACGTGCCGATCAAATTGCTCATATGGAAGGTGATGATTCAATCGATTACTTCGCTCCAATCGTTGCCGATGCGGAAGCTGGTTTCGGTGGACAATTGAACGTATTCGAACTAATGAAAGGTATGATTGAATCAGGCGCAGCTGGCGTTCACTTTGAAGATCAACTTTCTTCAGAGAAAAAATGTGGTCACTTAGGAGGAAAAGTTCTTCTTCCAACACAAACAGCTGTCCGCAACTTAATTGCCGCTCGTCTAGCAGCGGATGTTATGGGAACACCGACTGTATTAATTGCTCGTACAGATGCCAACGCGGCTGATTTAATTACAAGTGATGTCGATCCTTACGATGCACCATTCATCACTGGTGAGCGTACATCTGAAGGCTTCTATCGAGTAAACGCTGGTTTAGATCAAGCGATTGCTCGCGGATTGGCTTATGCTCCATATGCTGATTTAATTTGGTGTGAAACGTCTGAACCGAACCTGGAGGAAGCACGTCGTTTCGCTGAAGCCATTCATGAGAAGTTCCCTGGTAAAATGCTTGCTTATAACTGCTCTCCTTCATTCAACTGGAAAGCAAAACTTGATGATGAAACAATTGAGAAATTCCAAGTCGAGCTTGGGAAAATGGGTTACAAATTCCAATTCGTTACATTGGCTGGATTCCATGCGCTTAACCATAGTATGTTCCAACTGGCTCTTGGTTACAAAGATCGTGGAATGGGTGCTTACTCCGAACTACAACAAGCGGAGTTTGCTGCTGAAAAAGATGGCTACACAGCAACGCGTCATCAACGTGAAGTAGGAACGGGCTATTTCGACCAAGTATCTATGGTAGTCACTGGTGGAGAATCTTCTACTACAGCTCTTAAAGGCTCAACAGAAGAAGAGCAATTCCAAAAGCAGTAA
- the gatC gene encoding Asp-tRNA(Asn)/Glu-tRNA(Gln) amidotransferase subunit GatC produces MTRITEEQVRHVANLARLAVTDEEVEKFTSHLDAIISFAEQLNELDTTDVLPTSHVLDMKNIMREDEAKPGLPQEEVLKNAPDHENGQIRVPSIIE; encoded by the coding sequence TTGACACGTATTACAGAAGAACAAGTGAGACATGTGGCGAATTTAGCACGCCTTGCGGTGACTGATGAAGAGGTGGAGAAATTTACATCTCATCTTGATGCCATTATCTCTTTTGCTGAGCAATTAAATGAACTAGATACAACGGATGTATTGCCAACGTCCCATGTTTTAGATATGAAAAATATTATGCGTGAAGATGAGGCGAAACCAGGGCTTCCGCAAGAGGAAGTATTGAAAAATGCCCCGGATCATGAAAACGGGCAAATTCGCGTGCCATCAATTATTGAGTAA
- the gatA gene encoding Asp-tRNA(Asn)/Glu-tRNA(Gln) amidotransferase subunit GatA, which translates to MSLFNHKLTELHDLLHKKEVSIPDLVDESYKRIQEVEGKVQAFITLNEENARQQAEALQAKIGTDEAKGLLFGMPIGIKDNIVTKGLRTTSGSQILNNFDPIYDATVMNKLHEAETITIGKLNMDEFAMGSSTENSSYQKTRNPWDLDRVPGGSSGGSAAAVAAGEVPFSLGSDTGGSIRQPAAFCGVVGLKPTYGRVSRFGLIAFASSLDQIGPVTRNVEDNAYLLEAISGVDPHDSTSANIPVDSYTQALTGDVKGLRIAVPKEYLGEGVSEEVRQSVLDALKVLEGMGATWEEVSLPHSKYGVATYYLLASSEASSNLARFDGIRYGYRAENAENLIDLYKKTRAEGFGDEVKRRIMLGTFALSSGYYDAYYKKAQQVRTLIKKDFEDVFKKYDVIIGPTTPTPAFKIGEIINDPLTMYANDLLTIPVNLAGVPGISVPCGFSNGMPLGLQIIGKHFDEKTVYRVAHAFEQATDFHKQKPTL; encoded by the coding sequence ATGTCATTATTTAATCATAAGCTGACCGAGCTTCACGATCTTTTACATAAAAAAGAAGTATCCATCCCAGATTTAGTGGATGAATCTTATAAAAGAATTCAAGAAGTAGAAGGCAAGGTTCAAGCGTTTATCACATTAAACGAAGAAAATGCTCGCCAGCAAGCGGAAGCATTGCAAGCGAAAATCGGAACAGATGAGGCGAAAGGCCTTTTATTTGGTATGCCGATTGGAATTAAAGATAACATTGTCACAAAAGGATTACGCACAACGAGCGGAAGCCAAATTTTAAACAATTTCGACCCGATCTACGATGCAACAGTCATGAACAAGCTTCATGAAGCAGAGACGATTACGATCGGTAAATTAAACATGGATGAATTTGCGATGGGGTCTTCTACAGAAAACTCTAGCTATCAAAAAACACGTAATCCATGGGACTTAGATCGCGTACCAGGCGGTTCTTCCGGTGGTTCAGCAGCTGCTGTAGCGGCAGGAGAAGTACCATTTTCTCTAGGCTCTGATACAGGCGGTTCGATTCGTCAACCAGCTGCTTTCTGTGGTGTTGTAGGATTAAAGCCTACATACGGACGTGTATCCCGTTTCGGCTTGATCGCCTTTGCTTCTTCATTGGATCAAATTGGCCCGGTTACACGCAATGTAGAAGACAATGCGTACTTACTAGAAGCGATTTCTGGTGTCGATCCGCATGATTCTACATCCGCTAATATCCCAGTTGATTCTTATACTCAAGCATTAACAGGCGATGTGAAAGGCCTGCGTATTGCTGTACCGAAAGAATACCTTGGCGAAGGGGTATCGGAAGAGGTACGCCAATCAGTCCTTGATGCATTAAAAGTATTAGAAGGCATGGGCGCAACTTGGGAAGAAGTGTCTCTTCCACATTCTAAATATGGAGTTGCTACTTATTACTTGTTAGCGTCTTCTGAGGCATCTTCTAACTTGGCTCGCTTTGATGGTATTCGCTACGGTTACCGTGCGGAAAATGCCGAAAACTTAATCGATCTTTATAAGAAAACGCGTGCAGAAGGCTTTGGCGATGAAGTAAAACGCCGTATTATGCTTGGAACATTCGCGTTAAGCTCTGGCTACTATGATGCATATTACAAAAAAGCACAGCAAGTCCGTACATTAATTAAAAAGGACTTTGAAGATGTATTTAAAAAATATGATGTCATCATTGGCCCAACGACGCCAACACCAGCGTTTAAAATCGGTGAGATCATTAATGACCCATTAACGATGTATGCGAACGACTTATTAACGATTCCTGTCAATTTAGCGGGTGTACCAGGAATTTCTGTTCCATGCGGATTCTCAAACGGCATGCCGCTTGGTCTTCAAATCATCGGTAAGCATTTTGATGAGAAAACAGTGTACCGTGTTGCTCATGCGTTTGAACAAGCAACAGATTTCCATAAACAAAAACCAACATTGTAA
- the gatB gene encoding Asp-tRNA(Asn)/Glu-tRNA(Gln) amidotransferase subunit GatB produces the protein MNFETVIGLEVHVELKTNSKIFSSAPAHFGAEPNTNTTVVDLGYPGVLPVVNKRVVEFAMKAAMALNCEVAPITKFDRKNYFYPDNPKAYQISQFDQPIGENGWIEIEVDGKKKKIGITRIHMEEDAGKLTHAGNVSLCDYNRQGTPLVEIVSEPDIRTPEEAYAYLEKIKSIIQYTEVSDCKMEEGSLRCDANISLRPYGQEEFGTKTELKNLNSFNFVRKGLEYEEKRQADVLLSGGVIDQETRRFDEATGRTLLMRVKEGSDDYRYFPEPDLVDIHIDDEWKERVRATIPELPDQRKERYMNELGLPSHDANVLTITKEMADFFEATVAADADAKLASNWLMGEVSAYLNAEGKELAECVLTPEGLAGMIRLIEKGTISSKIAKKVFKELIENGGDAETIVKEKGLVQISDESVLLKFINDALDANPQSIEDFKNGKSKATGFLVGQIMKASKGQANPAVLNKLLLEEIKKR, from the coding sequence ATGAACTTTGAAACGGTCATTGGATTAGAAGTCCATGTAGAGTTAAAAACGAATTCGAAAATCTTTTCATCGGCTCCTGCTCACTTTGGGGCAGAGCCAAATACAAATACAACTGTCGTTGACTTAGGCTACCCAGGTGTGCTTCCAGTTGTCAACAAACGCGTCGTCGAATTTGCGATGAAAGCGGCGATGGCACTCAATTGTGAAGTCGCACCTATCACAAAATTTGACCGCAAAAACTATTTTTATCCGGATAATCCGAAAGCTTACCAAATTTCGCAGTTCGATCAACCCATCGGTGAAAACGGCTGGATTGAAATTGAAGTAGACGGCAAAAAGAAAAAAATCGGTATTACGCGCATCCACATGGAAGAAGATGCTGGTAAATTAACGCATGCGGGTAACGTTTCTTTATGTGATTACAACCGCCAAGGAACGCCGCTTGTTGAGATCGTATCTGAGCCGGATATTCGCACACCAGAAGAGGCCTATGCTTATCTTGAAAAAATAAAATCAATCATCCAATATACAGAAGTATCTGATTGTAAAATGGAAGAGGGCTCCCTTCGTTGTGACGCCAACATTTCCTTGCGTCCATACGGTCAAGAAGAGTTCGGTACAAAAACTGAGCTGAAAAACTTAAACTCTTTTAACTTTGTACGTAAAGGATTAGAATACGAAGAAAAACGCCAAGCGGATGTGTTATTATCTGGCGGCGTGATCGATCAAGAAACTCGCCGTTTTGACGAAGCAACTGGTCGAACATTATTAATGCGTGTGAAAGAAGGCTCCGATGATTATCGTTACTTCCCTGAGCCCGATCTAGTTGACATCCACATCGATGACGAGTGGAAAGAACGTGTACGTGCAACGATTCCTGAGCTTCCAGATCAGCGAAAAGAGCGTTATATGAACGAACTTGGCTTACCTTCACATGATGCGAACGTATTAACGATTACGAAAGAGATGGCCGACTTTTTCGAAGCAACGGTGGCAGCAGATGCTGATGCCAAACTTGCTTCCAACTGGTTAATGGGCGAAGTATCTGCTTATTTAAACGCAGAAGGCAAAGAGCTAGCTGAGTGTGTTTTAACACCAGAAGGCTTAGCTGGCATGATTCGTCTAATCGAAAAAGGAACAATTTCTTCAAAAATTGCCAAAAAAGTATTCAAAGAATTGATCGAAAACGGCGGCGATGCGGAGACCATCGTGAAAGAAAAAGGCCTTGTCCAAATTTCCGATGAAAGTGTGTTATTGAAATTCATCAATGACGCTTTAGATGCTAACCCGCAATCCATCGAAGACTTCAAAAATGGAAAAAGCAAAGCAACTGGCTTCCTAGTAGGTCAAATCATGAAAGCTTCCAAAGGACAAGCCAACCCAGCTGTACTTAACAAACTATTACTAGAAGAAATCAAAAAACGCTAA
- a CDS encoding nuclease-related domain-containing protein: MIVKERKVPMKILKLEALLRRLPSEHPKRLQIEEELAISKAGFRGEQAIDYYFSFVPKENHLIFNDLRLPMGDRFFQIDSLLLTPSYILIIELKNIAGTIWFDETFRQMIRVQDGKEERFPNPILQTARQKLQLQEWLAKNKYQKIPIHTVTVFTNNKSIIKTSSSNPHIMQQVIQAEQFPIFLEKMNEPKILTNKDLQNLSALFITNHVPTDIDVLQNFQIEKSELMTGIQCPQCSAIPMIRHLRKWQCPICLQFSHDAHLTSVEDYALLFHPTITNQQLRHFLNISCNQLAYYLLRSMNLSNSGQTKGTVWHIKI; encoded by the coding sequence ATGATTGTTAAAGAAAGAAAAGTTCCGATGAAGATTTTGAAGTTAGAGGCTTTGTTGCGGCGACTTCCTAGTGAACATCCGAAACGATTGCAGATTGAGGAGGAATTGGCGATTAGTAAAGCGGGCTTTAGAGGGGAACAGGCCATAGACTACTATTTTAGTTTTGTTCCGAAAGAGAATCATCTCATTTTTAACGATCTTCGGCTGCCAATGGGCGATCGCTTCTTTCAAATAGATTCTCTTCTTCTCACGCCCAGCTATATTTTAATCATTGAACTGAAAAATATAGCTGGAACGATTTGGTTTGATGAGACTTTTCGACAAATGATACGAGTGCAAGATGGAAAAGAAGAGCGGTTTCCTAACCCAATTTTGCAAACGGCTCGTCAAAAACTTCAATTGCAAGAATGGCTTGCCAAAAATAAATATCAAAAAATCCCTATTCATACTGTTACTGTTTTTACTAATAATAAGTCGATTATTAAGACGTCCTCTTCTAATCCTCATATCATGCAACAGGTCATACAGGCGGAGCAATTTCCGATTTTTCTAGAGAAGATGAACGAACCCAAAATATTAACCAATAAGGACCTTCAAAATTTATCCGCACTTTTTATAACCAATCACGTTCCCACAGACATAGACGTCCTCCAAAATTTCCAAATCGAAAAAAGCGAGTTAATGACCGGAATACAATGTCCACAGTGCTCAGCGATTCCAATGATCAGACATTTACGCAAATGGCAATGCCCTATTTGCTTGCAATTCTCGCATGATGCCCACCTTACCTCCGTCGAAGATTATGCCCTACTTTTCCATCCGACTATTACCAATCAACAGCTTCGCCACTTTTTAAATATCTCGTGTAATCAGTTAGCTTATTATTTATTGCGTTCAATGAATCTATCAAACTCTGGTCAAACAAAAGGGACCGTTTGGCATATAAAGATTTAA